From Tiliqua scincoides isolate rTilSci1 chromosome 2, rTilSci1.hap2, whole genome shotgun sequence, the proteins below share one genomic window:
- the NANS gene encoding sialic acid synthase: protein MPLQFELCPGRGIGGDHPCFIIAEIGQNHQGDLEVAKQMIRVAKECGADCAKFQKSELEHKFNKRALERPYTSKHSWGKTYGEHKRHLELSHDQYRELQRYAKEIGIFFTASGMDEMAVEFLHELAVPFFKVGSGDTNNFPYLEKTARKGRPMVISSGMQSMNTMKQVYQLVKPINPNFCFLQCTSAYPLQPEDVNLRVIKEYQSTFPDIPIGYSGHETGIAISVAAVAMGAKVLERHITLDKTWKGSDHQASLEPNELAELVRSIRMVEAAMGSPLKQLLPCEVACNEKLGKSVVAKVRIPEGTTLTLDMLTVKVGEPKGYPPEDIFDLVGKKVKVNIDEDETILEDAIENDVKKVKC from the exons ATGCCGCTGCAGTTCGAGCTGTGCCCGGGCCGGGGCATCGGTGGAGACCACCCCTGTTTTATCATCGCCGAGATCGGCCAGAACCACCAGGGAGACCTGGAGGTGGCCAAGCAGATGATCCGGGTGGCCAAG GAATGTGGAGCAGATTGTGCCAAGTTCCAGAAAAGTGAACTGGAGCACAAGTTCAATAAGAGAGCTCTGGAGAGACCATACACATCCAAGCACTCCTGGGGGAAAACCTATGGCGAGCACAAGCGCCACCTGGAGTTAAGTCATGACCAGTACAGGGAATTGCAGAGATACGCGAAGGAGATTGGGATTTTCTTCACCGCATCAGGCATGGATGAG ATGGCTGTAGAGTTTCTGCATGAACTGGCTGTTCCGTTTTTTAAAGTAGGATCAGGGGACACAAACAATTTCCCGTACTTGGAAAAGACAGCCAGAAAAG GTCGCCCAATGGTAATTTCTAGTGGAATGCAGTCgatgaacacaatgaaacaggTGTACCAGCTTGTGAAGCCCATCAACCCAAACTTCTGTTTTCTCCAGTGCACCAGTGCTTACCCTCTTCAGCCTGAAGATGTCAACCTTCGGGTCATAAAG GAGTATCAATCAACTTTTCCCGATATTCCTATTGGCTATTCTGGTCATGAGACCGGGATAGCCATTTCTGTCGCAGCAGTTGCTATGGGTGCCAAAGTGTTGGAGCGCCACATCACACTGGACAAGACCTGGAAAGGAAGTGATCACCAGGCATCCCTGGAGCCAAACGAGTTGGCAGAACTGGTGAGGAGTATTCGGATGGTGGAGGCGGCCATGGGGTCTCCACTCAAACAGCTCTTGCCATGTGAAGTGGCCTGCAATGAAAAG CTGGGGAAGTCTGTAGTTGCCAAAGTGAGAATCCCTGAAGGTACCACACTGACCCTGGACATGCTCACAGTAAAGGTGGGTGAACCCAAGGGATACCCCCCAGAAGACATCTTTGACTTGGTTGGCAAGAAGGTTAAGGTGAACATTGATGAAGATGAGACCATCCTTGAAGATGCCATTGAAAATGATGTGAAAAAAGTGAAATGCTAA